One Streptomyces sp. NBC_01217 genomic region harbors:
- a CDS encoding LysR family substrate-binding domain-containing protein — MTSSEETPSFRLAYVPGVTPTKWVRIWNERLPDVPLTLVGVSAAEAADVLRGGGADAGLVRLPIDRTGLSAIPLYTETTVVVIPKDHVVAAVEEVSAEDLADDIVLHPLDDTLEWEHRPGRPAIERPATTADAIELVAAGVGLLVVPQSLARLHHRKDLTYRPVSDAPESGVALSWPQDETTDLVEDFIGIVRGRTVNSSRGRPKAQAQAPAQPKAKRPDTGGARRKPAAGKASAKNPRSGSGGSKGAKRQKPRRRS, encoded by the coding sequence GTGACAAGCTCGGAAGAAACCCCTTCGTTCCGGCTCGCGTACGTCCCCGGCGTGACCCCCACCAAGTGGGTGCGGATCTGGAACGAGCGGCTGCCCGACGTCCCGCTGACCCTCGTGGGTGTGTCGGCCGCCGAGGCGGCCGACGTGCTGCGGGGCGGCGGCGCCGACGCGGGTCTCGTGCGGCTGCCCATCGACCGGACGGGCCTCAGTGCGATCCCCCTCTACACCGAGACGACGGTGGTGGTGATCCCCAAGGACCACGTCGTGGCGGCGGTCGAGGAGGTCTCCGCCGAGGATCTCGCCGACGACATCGTGCTGCATCCGCTCGACGACACCCTCGAATGGGAGCACCGGCCGGGACGGCCCGCCATCGAGCGCCCCGCCACGACGGCGGACGCCATCGAGCTGGTGGCGGCGGGAGTGGGCCTCCTCGTCGTCCCGCAGTCACTCGCCCGCCTCCATCACCGCAAGGACCTCACCTACCGGCCGGTTTCCGACGCCCCCGAATCGGGCGTCGCGCTGTCGTGGCCGCAGGACGAGACGACGGACCTGGTGGAGGACTTCATCGGGATCGTCCGCGGCCGGACCGTGAACAGTTCCCGGGGCCGCCCCAAGGCCCAGGCACAGGCCCCGGCGCAGCCGAAGGCCAAGCGCCCCGACACGGGCGGCGCACGCCGCAAGCCCGCAGCCGGCAAGGCGTCGGCGAAGAACCCGCGGAGCGGTTCCGGAGGCTCCAAGGGCGCCAAGCGCCAAAAGCCCCGCCGCCGGTCGTAG
- a CDS encoding geranylgeranyl reductase family protein has translation MRETTPDQSPPDDRSGHGSDEEAQVIVVGAGPAGSAAAFHLARAGVDVLLLEKSRFPREKVCGDGLTPRAVHQLIRMGVDIKAPGWTRSRGMRWVAGDHQVHIDWPALGRYPDFGLSRSRHDFDDILARHAVAAGARLRAGVKVTQPLTDRAGRITGVTATTDEKEPLAFRAPIVIAADGASARLALAMGLQRDTRRQIATAARRYYRSPERSQEEYLELWADLRFPGSDHYLPGYGWIFPMGDGRVNVGLGALPHRRHGKADLRATLDEWLARTPHAWGLREENAEGPVRSAALPLGFNRHPLYTRGLLLVGDSGGMISPWNGEGIGQAMEAGEVAAETAALALALPRGARREQVLRGYPVEMNRRWGRYYRLGNTAADLVFSRSGFQPVLNRYVMGSPFLLNTLARLLTNLTDKPSHDVIDHVLNGVVRLVPEPKVPRRR, from the coding sequence ATGCGGGAAACGACGCCAGACCAGTCTCCGCCGGACGATCGGTCCGGCCACGGCTCGGACGAGGAAGCCCAGGTGATCGTGGTGGGGGCGGGGCCCGCGGGCTCGGCCGCGGCCTTCCACCTCGCCAGGGCGGGCGTCGACGTCCTGCTCCTGGAGAAGTCCCGCTTCCCCCGGGAGAAGGTGTGCGGCGACGGTCTGACACCACGCGCGGTGCACCAGCTCATCAGGATGGGCGTCGACATCAAGGCCCCGGGGTGGACGCGTTCACGCGGAATGCGCTGGGTGGCCGGGGACCATCAGGTGCACATCGACTGGCCCGCGCTCGGGCGTTACCCGGACTTCGGGCTCTCGCGCAGCCGGCACGACTTCGACGACATCCTGGCCCGGCACGCGGTCGCCGCGGGAGCGCGGCTGCGCGCCGGTGTGAAGGTGACCCAGCCCCTGACCGACCGCGCCGGACGTATCACCGGTGTGACCGCCACGACCGACGAGAAGGAACCCCTGGCCTTCCGCGCGCCGATCGTCATCGCCGCCGACGGCGCCTCCGCCCGCCTGGCACTCGCCATGGGTCTGCAGCGGGACACGCGCAGACAGATCGCGACTGCCGCGCGCCGCTACTACCGCAGTCCGGAGCGCTCCCAGGAGGAGTACCTGGAGCTGTGGGCCGACCTCCGCTTCCCGGGAAGCGATCACTATCTGCCCGGATACGGCTGGATCTTCCCCATGGGCGACGGCCGCGTCAATGTCGGCCTCGGTGCGCTGCCCCACCGGCGGCACGGAAAGGCGGACCTGCGCGCCACGCTGGACGAGTGGCTGGCGCGTACCCCGCACGCCTGGGGGTTGCGCGAGGAGAACGCGGAGGGCCCCGTCCGGAGCGCGGCCCTTCCCCTGGGCTTCAACCGTCATCCCCTCTACACCCGCGGGCTGCTCCTCGTCGGCGACTCCGGGGGCATGATCAGCCCGTGGAACGGCGAGGGCATCGGCCAGGCGATGGAGGCCGGCGAAGTGGCGGCCGAGACCGCCGCGCTCGCCCTCGCGCTCCCCCGGGGGGCTAGGCGGGAACAGGTGCTGCGCGGCTACCCCGTCGAGATGAACCGCCGCTGGGGACGCTACTACCGTCTCGGCAATACGGCCGCCGACCTCGTCTTCAGCCGTTCGGGCTTCCAGCCGGTCCTCAACCGTTACGTCATGGGGTCGCCTTTCCTGCTCAACACCCTGGCCCGGCTGCTCACCAACCTCACGGACAAGCCCTCGCACGACGTGATCGACCATGTGCTGAACGGCGTCGTGCGTCTCGTCCCGGAACCGAAGGTGCCACGCAGGCGCTGA
- a CDS encoding response regulator transcription factor: MTTTRVLIADDQVMVRQGFTVLLNAEPDLEVVGQAVDGVDAVAKVAELAPDVVLMDIRMPGVGGIEATRRITASPAATAKVLVLTTFDLDEYVYEALRAGASGFLLKDASATELAHAVRVVAAGEALLAPNITKRLIAEFSRMSDVPRSPVKGRSGNLTERETEVLSLIAQGLSNAEIAGCLVVAEQTVKTHVSRILVKLGLRDRTQAAIHAYETGLVRPGGS, encoded by the coding sequence GTGACGACCACTCGCGTTCTGATCGCCGATGATCAAGTGATGGTCCGTCAGGGATTCACGGTCCTGCTCAACGCCGAACCCGATCTCGAAGTCGTCGGCCAGGCCGTGGACGGCGTCGACGCCGTCGCCAAGGTCGCCGAACTGGCCCCCGACGTAGTCCTGATGGACATACGGATGCCCGGGGTCGGCGGCATCGAGGCGACCCGCCGCATCACGGCATCGCCCGCCGCCACCGCCAAGGTCCTCGTCCTGACCACGTTCGACCTCGACGAGTACGTGTACGAGGCGCTGCGTGCCGGGGCGTCGGGGTTCTTGCTGAAGGACGCGTCGGCCACGGAACTCGCCCATGCGGTACGGGTGGTGGCGGCCGGTGAGGCCCTGCTCGCGCCGAACATCACCAAGCGGCTCATCGCCGAGTTCTCCCGGATGTCCGACGTCCCGCGCAGCCCGGTCAAGGGCCGCAGCGGCAACCTCACGGAGCGCGAGACCGAGGTCCTCTCCCTGATCGCACAGGGCCTGTCGAACGCGGAGATCGCCGGGTGCCTGGTGGTGGCGGAGCAGACCGTCAAGACGCATGTGAGCCGGATCCTGGTCAAGCTCGGTCTGCGCGACCGGACCCAGGCCGCGATCCATGCGTATGAGACCGGACTGGTGCGCCCGGGCGGCTCTTGA
- a CDS encoding DUF5997 family protein, whose amino-acid sequence MTSHKTTQTMKPATAAKKLGVYLEATPAEFQEGVVSRTELNTLQSDPPEWLQELRRNGPHPRPVVAAKLGISISGLARGGITDALTTEQIETLKTDNPEWLQQERATQAGVRKEAVRIKEKNAARDEKPEGPRS is encoded by the coding sequence ATGACGTCGCACAAGACCACCCAGACAATGAAGCCCGCGACCGCGGCAAAGAAGCTGGGTGTGTACCTAGAGGCCACCCCCGCAGAGTTCCAGGAGGGTGTCGTCTCGCGCACCGAGCTGAACACACTGCAGTCCGACCCGCCCGAGTGGCTGCAGGAGCTGCGGCGCAACGGCCCGCACCCCCGGCCGGTGGTCGCGGCGAAGCTCGGCATCTCCATCTCGGGTCTCGCCCGTGGCGGAATCACGGACGCCCTCACCACGGAGCAGATCGAGACGCTGAAGACGGACAACCCCGAGTGGCTCCAGCAGGAACGCGCCACCCAGGCCGGGGTTCGTAAGGAAGCGGTGCGCATCAAGGAGAAGAACGCGGCGCGCGACGAGAAGCCCGAGGGTCCGCGTTCCTGA
- a CDS encoding FG-GAP repeat protein, which yields MRTYRSAAVAAASFLLMAGAGIAAPAAYAGTPGGTHASDRNSDFNGDGYEDVLIGAPGATVSGKKSAGYVTVQYGASTGIGTRRTAVVSQSTTGVPGAAETGDGFGKALATGDLDADGYDDAIVGIPGEDIGTVADAGGITVLWGSSRGLAGADSDWLEADRPSAGEKFGSALAAARFSPDTPGDELAVLGRDALELYMYDAAPQPKSTPLERTARNRLAVTSAERQIQPKSLTTGDYDDNGLADLVVSGVTVGDEPGHGWSSFFSGQTQGLVYERDLRGGPVTASGDIDNDGYDDLVTGEPHSPDDGGESMTGGLIGVYYGSPDGPLGVDGAGSPPQWWTQGSPGVPGTAERGDGWGTDLSVADTNGDGYADVAIGASGEDIGTVPDAGAVWVLRGASGGLTATGAKSWDQNSVNVPGAAEKGDRWGGQVRLTDPNRDGRFGLLASAPGENTGDGVVWVLSAGSGGVTATGSWTYGGGSLSAPSLDAAYGATIDE from the coding sequence GTGCGCACCTACCGTTCGGCCGCCGTTGCCGCGGCCTCATTTCTCCTGATGGCGGGAGCCGGCATCGCGGCTCCCGCCGCGTACGCCGGTACCCCCGGCGGCACGCACGCAAGTGACCGGAACAGCGATTTCAACGGCGACGGCTACGAAGACGTGCTCATCGGCGCGCCGGGCGCAACCGTCAGCGGAAAGAAGAGCGCGGGGTACGTGACCGTGCAGTACGGCGCGTCGACGGGGATCGGCACCCGCAGGACCGCGGTCGTCAGCCAGTCCACCACAGGGGTGCCGGGCGCCGCCGAGACGGGCGACGGCTTCGGTAAGGCGCTGGCCACCGGCGACCTCGACGCGGACGGATACGACGACGCGATCGTGGGCATCCCGGGCGAGGACATCGGGACGGTCGCGGACGCGGGCGGGATCACCGTTCTGTGGGGGTCCTCTCGGGGACTGGCCGGCGCGGACAGCGACTGGCTGGAGGCGGACAGGCCCTCGGCCGGCGAGAAGTTCGGCAGCGCCCTCGCCGCCGCCCGCTTCAGCCCTGACACCCCGGGCGACGAACTGGCCGTCCTCGGCCGCGACGCCCTGGAGCTGTACATGTACGACGCGGCCCCGCAGCCGAAGTCCACGCCGCTGGAGCGCACCGCACGCAACCGCCTCGCCGTAACGTCGGCGGAGCGACAGATCCAGCCCAAATCCCTGACCACCGGCGACTACGACGACAACGGTCTCGCCGACCTCGTCGTCTCCGGCGTTACCGTCGGCGACGAGCCGGGCCACGGCTGGTCGTCCTTCTTCTCCGGGCAGACGCAGGGCCTGGTGTACGAGCGCGACCTGCGGGGCGGCCCCGTCACGGCCTCCGGCGACATCGACAACGACGGCTACGACGACCTCGTCACCGGCGAACCGCACAGCCCCGACGACGGCGGTGAGTCGATGACCGGCGGCCTGATCGGCGTCTACTACGGCAGCCCCGACGGGCCGCTCGGCGTCGACGGCGCGGGCAGCCCGCCGCAGTGGTGGACCCAGGGCTCGCCCGGCGTCCCGGGCACGGCCGAGCGCGGTGACGGCTGGGGCACGGACCTCTCCGTCGCGGACACCAACGGCGACGGGTACGCGGACGTGGCGATCGGCGCGTCCGGCGAGGACATCGGCACGGTCCCGGACGCGGGGGCGGTGTGGGTGCTGCGCGGCGCGTCCGGCGGACTGACCGCCACCGGAGCCAAGTCGTGGGACCAGAACTCCGTGAATGTGCCGGGCGCCGCGGAGAAGGGCGACCGCTGGGGCGGTCAGGTCAGGCTGACCGACCCGAACAGGGACGGCCGCTTCGGCCTGCTGGCGTCCGCCCCCGGTGAGAACACCGGTGACGGTGTGGTGTGGGTGCTCTCGGCCGGTTCCGGAGGAGTCACGGCCACCGGCTCGTGGACGTACGGCGGCGGCTCGCTCAGCGCTCCGTCGCTGGACGCGGCGTACGGGGCCACGATCGACGAGTAA
- a CDS encoding thioesterase II family protein — protein sequence MTHTAVISGAAVGAGPVADPSLRLFLFHHAGGSHLLYRDWVAEFPPDWELCPLNAPGRAYERERPAADRVDDLVDHFHQKLLPLFDRPFAFFGHSMGALVAYELTLRLAAQDDGPRPVWLGLSAFGPPRGARYLRRPGRHESSDAELRDWLRSVGGTPAELLDNDELWQMFEPMFRSDFKLVDTWAREPDTGSLPLPFTVFGGDRDPVVEPARLKAWSEHSPYLQGVHLYPGGHFYLNDHRAALTRTVTASVRAAGAGATPLRQRP from the coding sequence ATGACGCACACCGCAGTGATCAGTGGAGCCGCCGTCGGCGCGGGCCCTGTCGCCGACCCCTCCCTGCGCCTCTTCCTCTTCCACCACGCCGGTGGATCGCATCTCCTCTACCGGGACTGGGTAGCGGAGTTCCCGCCGGACTGGGAGCTGTGTCCGCTGAACGCCCCCGGGCGTGCGTACGAGCGCGAGCGGCCGGCGGCCGACCGGGTCGACGATCTGGTCGACCACTTCCACCAGAAGCTGCTGCCGCTGTTCGACCGGCCTTTCGCCTTCTTCGGCCACAGCATGGGAGCCCTGGTCGCGTACGAACTGACCTTGAGGCTCGCCGCACAGGACGACGGCCCGCGGCCGGTCTGGCTCGGGCTCTCCGCCTTCGGCCCGCCCCGGGGTGCGAGGTATCTGCGCCGCCCAGGACGGCACGAGAGCTCCGACGCCGAGCTGCGGGACTGGCTGCGGTCGGTCGGCGGCACCCCGGCCGAGCTGCTCGACAACGACGAACTGTGGCAGATGTTCGAGCCCATGTTCCGCAGCGATTTCAAACTCGTCGACACCTGGGCGCGTGAGCCCGACACCGGCTCACTGCCTCTGCCCTTCACCGTGTTCGGCGGCGACCGGGACCCTGTCGTGGAGCCCGCGCGGCTCAAGGCGTGGTCCGAGCACTCCCCGTACCTCCAGGGCGTCCACCTCTACCCCGGCGGTCACTTCTATCTGAACGACCACCGCGCCGCCCTGACCCGCACCGTCACCGCGTCGGTGCGGGCGGCCGGGGCCGGGGCGACGCCGTTGCGACAGAGGCCCTGA